The Pseudomonas parafulva genome window below encodes:
- the yghU gene encoding glutathione-dependent disulfide-bond oxidoreductase — protein MSKSPYVPPKVWKNDAASGGQFASTNRPIAGPTHERELPVGEQPLQLYSLATPNGVKVTIMLEELLALGHAGAEYDAWLIRIGEGDQFSSGFVQVNPNSKIPALLDRSVEPPVRVFESGSILLHLAEKFGALLPANPAARTETLNWLFWQMGSAPYLGGGFGHFYVYAPEKIEYAINRFSMEAKRQLDVLERRLAESPFLGGEHYSIADIAVWPWYGQLVRGNLYGAAEFLSVQDYPNVQRWANSIAARPAVQRGTRVNRTWGEQDSQVPERHSAADLD, from the coding sequence ATGAGCAAAAGCCCCTACGTTCCCCCGAAGGTGTGGAAGAACGATGCCGCCTCAGGTGGCCAGTTCGCCAGCACCAACCGCCCGATCGCCGGCCCCACCCATGAACGCGAATTGCCCGTGGGCGAGCAGCCGCTGCAACTGTATTCGTTGGCCACGCCCAATGGCGTGAAGGTCACCATCATGCTCGAAGAGCTGCTGGCCCTGGGGCATGCCGGCGCCGAGTACGACGCCTGGCTGATCCGCATCGGCGAGGGCGATCAGTTCTCCAGCGGCTTCGTGCAGGTCAACCCGAACTCGAAGATCCCCGCCCTGCTCGACCGCAGCGTCGAGCCGCCCGTGCGGGTGTTCGAATCCGGCTCGATCCTGCTGCACCTGGCGGAAAAATTCGGCGCCTTGCTGCCTGCCAACCCGGCAGCGCGCACCGAAACCTTGAACTGGCTGTTCTGGCAGATGGGCTCGGCACCTTACCTGGGCGGCGGTTTCGGGCATTTCTACGTGTATGCACCGGAGAAGATCGAATACGCCATCAACCGCTTCAGCATGGAAGCCAAGCGTCAGTTGGACGTCCTGGAACGCCGCCTGGCCGAAAGCCCGTTCCTGGGCGGGGAACACTACAGCATCGCCGACATCGCGGTGTGGCCGTGGTACGGGCAATTGGTGCGTGGCAACTTGTATGGCGCCGCCGAATTCCTCTCGGTGCAGGACTACCCCAACGTGCAGCGCTGGGCCAACAGCATCGCCGCACGCCCGGCGGTGCAGCGTGGCACCCGGGTCAATCGCACCTGGGGCGAGCAAGACAGCCAGGTACCGGAGCGCCATTCGGCGGCGGACCTGGACTGA
- the zwf gene encoding glucose-6-phosphate dehydrogenase: MSKRTTPAAPPCTLFLFGANGDLVKRLLMPALYNLSRDGLLDRNLRIVGVDHNEASAEQFAERLHAFMAGRDKGGEGAPPSLDPDLWARLAKRLDYQTGDFLDPATYQALGKRIDKTRHGNAIFYLATSPRFFPEVAQRLGEAGLLDESGGGFRRVVVEKPFGTDLASAEALNACLLKVMSERQIYRIDHYLGKETVQNILVSRFSNGLFESFWNNHYIDHVQITAAETVGVETRGAFYDSTGALRDMVPNHLFQLLAMVAMEPPAAFGADAVRGEKAKVIGAIRPWTPKLALKNSVRGQYGAGKRLAGYRQESNVDKDSRTETYVALKVMIDNWRWAGVPFYLRTGKRMSVRDTEIAICFKPAPYAQFRESALERPKPNYLKIQIQPNEGMWFDLQAKRPGPELVMENVELGFAYKDFFKMTPATGYETLIYDCLTGDQTLFQRADNIENGWRAVQPFLDAWAKGGEVHEYAAGEDGPEAGDELLTRDKREWHRLG, translated from the coding sequence ATGAGCAAACGAACCACGCCCGCTGCACCGCCCTGCACGCTGTTCCTCTTCGGCGCCAATGGCGACCTGGTCAAGCGCCTGTTGATGCCGGCGCTGTACAACCTCAGTCGTGATGGCCTGTTGGACCGCAACCTGCGCATCGTCGGCGTCGACCACAACGAAGCCAGCGCCGAACAATTCGCCGAACGCCTGCATGCCTTCATGGCTGGCCGCGACAAAGGGGGCGAGGGCGCACCGCCCAGCCTCGATCCCGACCTCTGGGCGCGCCTGGCCAAGCGCCTCGACTACCAGACCGGTGATTTCCTCGACCCGGCCACCTACCAGGCCTTGGGCAAGCGCATCGACAAGACCCGCCACGGCAATGCGATTTTCTACCTCGCCACCTCGCCGCGCTTCTTCCCGGAAGTGGCGCAGCGCCTGGGCGAAGCGGGGCTGCTCGACGAGTCCGGCGGTGGTTTCCGCCGGGTGGTGGTGGAAAAACCCTTCGGCACCGACCTGGCCAGCGCCGAGGCGCTCAACGCGTGCCTGCTGAAGGTGATGAGCGAGCGGCAGATCTACCGCATCGACCATTACCTGGGCAAGGAAACGGTGCAGAACATTCTGGTCAGCCGCTTCTCCAACGGGCTGTTCGAATCGTTCTGGAACAACCACTACATCGATCATGTGCAGATCACGGCCGCCGAAACCGTTGGCGTCGAGACGCGCGGGGCGTTCTACGACAGCACCGGCGCGTTGCGCGACATGGTGCCCAACCACCTGTTCCAGTTGCTGGCGATGGTGGCGATGGAGCCGCCCGCGGCGTTTGGCGCCGATGCGGTTCGCGGTGAAAAAGCCAAGGTGATCGGCGCGATCCGACCCTGGACGCCGAAGCTGGCCCTGAAGAACTCGGTGCGCGGGCAGTACGGCGCTGGCAAGCGCCTGGCCGGTTACCGCCAGGAAAGCAACGTCGATAAAGACAGCCGTACCGAGACCTACGTGGCGCTGAAGGTGATGATCGACAACTGGCGCTGGGCCGGCGTGCCGTTCTACCTGCGCACCGGCAAGCGCATGAGCGTGCGCGACACCGAGATCGCCATCTGCTTCAAGCCGGCCCCTTATGCGCAGTTCCGCGAGTCGGCGCTGGAGCGGCCCAAGCCCAACTACCTGAAGATCCAGATCCAGCCGAACGAGGGCATGTGGTTCGACTTGCAGGCCAAGCGCCCCGGCCCGGAGCTGGTGATGGAGAACGTCGAGCTGGGTTTCGCCTACAAGGACTTCTTCAAGATGACCCCGGCCACCGGCTACGAAACCCTGATCTACGACTGCCTGACCGGTGACCAGACGCTGTTCCAGCGCGCCGACAACATCGAGAACGGTTGGCGTGCAGTGCAGCCCTTCCTCGACGCCTGGGCCAAAGGCGGTGAGGTGCACGAGTATGCGGCGGGCGAAGATGGCCCCGAGGCGGGTGACGAATTGCTCACCCGCGACAAGCGCGAATGGCACCGCCTGGGGTGA
- the gnd gene encoding phosphogluconate dehydrogenase (NAD(+)-dependent, decarboxylating), whose amino-acid sequence MTEPRCHSFAKREHRHMQLGIVGLGRMGGNIARRLMRAGHQTVVHDRNRDAVTALAGDGAQGVDDLAAMVQALQAPRAVWVMLPAGEPTEQTIAQLADLLEPGDAIIDGGNTFYKDDMRRAAELATRGLHYLDVGTSGGVWGLERGYCMMIGGEREVFERLEPLFAALAPGVGDIPRTHGRSGEPVRAEHGYIHAGPPGAGHYVKMVHNGIEYGLMQAYAEGFDLLRSKGGNELPEDQRFDLNVAEIAEVWRRGSVVTSWLLDLTADALVADPQLAQFSGSVSDSGEGRWTVDAAVEQAVPVPVLSSALFARFRSRQQQGTFGDKVLSAMRLGFGGHVENKRP is encoded by the coding sequence ATCACCGAACCGCGTTGTCATTCATTCGCAAAGAGGGAGCATCGGCACATGCAACTGGGAATCGTCGGGCTGGGCCGCATGGGCGGCAACATTGCAAGGCGCCTGATGCGCGCCGGCCACCAGACGGTGGTGCACGATCGCAACCGCGACGCGGTCACGGCTTTGGCCGGCGACGGCGCGCAAGGCGTTGACGACCTCGCCGCCATGGTCCAGGCGCTGCAGGCGCCGCGTGCCGTCTGGGTGATGCTGCCGGCCGGGGAGCCGACCGAGCAGACCATCGCGCAGTTGGCCGACCTGCTCGAGCCGGGCGATGCGATCATCGACGGTGGCAATACGTTCTACAAAGATGACATGCGCCGCGCCGCCGAACTGGCCACGCGCGGCCTGCATTACCTGGACGTGGGCACCTCCGGCGGCGTCTGGGGCCTTGAGCGCGGCTACTGCATGATGATCGGCGGCGAGCGTGAGGTGTTCGAGCGCCTGGAGCCGCTGTTCGCTGCCCTGGCCCCAGGCGTCGGCGACATTCCCCGCACCCACGGGCGCAGCGGCGAGCCGGTGCGTGCCGAACACGGTTACATCCATGCCGGTCCACCCGGCGCCGGGCACTACGTGAAGATGGTGCACAACGGCATCGAGTACGGCCTGATGCAGGCCTACGCCGAAGGCTTCGACCTGCTGCGCAGCAAAGGTGGCAACGAGCTGCCGGAAGACCAGCGCTTCGACCTGAACGTGGCCGAGATCGCCGAGGTGTGGCGGCGCGGCAGCGTGGTCACCTCGTGGCTGCTGGACCTGACCGCCGACGCCTTGGTGGCCGACCCGCAACTGGCCCAGTTCAGCGGCTCGGTATCCGACAGCGGCGAAGGTCGCTGGACGGTGGACGCCGCCGTGGAGCAGGCGGTGCCGGTTCCGGTGCTGTCCAGCGCGCTGTTCGCGCGCTTCCGCTCACGCCAGCAGCAAGGCACCTTCGGTGACAAGGTGCTGTCTGCCATGCGCCTGGGCTTCGGTGGCCACGTCGAGAACAAACGCCCATGA